The Vicia villosa cultivar HV-30 ecotype Madison, WI linkage group LG1, Vvil1.0, whole genome shotgun sequence genome includes a region encoding these proteins:
- the LOC131597349 gene encoding putative FBD-associated F-box protein At1g61330 — protein MVFSGNQNQSRDYVPEDIIQNIFTFLPIKDAIENSSFVSTRHTRSWCYNRRFLFGIDFYLRYNQLKLATIVDHIFNFHKGSEIKIFQLHINPIGIEIFLRRWLEICTKKDLEELELHFYEYGFIIEFSVFNALHHLKALKLVNCVIQLSESPSGLQFLQRLYLCNLHITEDVFNVLIEHCKMLAMIDLIQCSTIKKLILLAKENKHLKKLTIDSCRDLKEIKIDSPTLRSIFYQGNFVEVRIAQGVQLYEAFLNFIPSKNCMQSTQLEAIVNDLSHLSILTTTHLLIEVIVASIRDGVFRDTQYYFVNLRELHLIMDGGIFCNPYDITMFLKICPSLMKLYIDLNDYQLDLKMYWEMHQKHLLDNCSHKFNNLKVVVLRSFKFLPSELDFSKDYFAKSNNFGEFGFLSTKNYRS, from the exons ATGGTTTTCTCTGGAAATCAaaaccaatcacgtgattatgttccaGAAGATatcattcaaaatatttttacttTCTTACCAATCaaagatgcaattgaaaattcATCATTTGTGTCAACAAGGCACACACGATCATGGTGTTATAACCGTCGTTTTTTGTTTGGTATAGATTTTTATTTACGATACAATCAATTGAAATTGGCAACAATAGTCGATCATATATTCAATTTTCACAAAGGTAGTGAAATTAAGATATTTCAGTTACATATCAATCCTATTGGGATCGAAATTTTTCTTAGGAGATGGTTAGAAATATGCACTAAAAAAGATCTAGAAGAACTGGAGTTGCATTTTTACGAATATGGTTTTATAATTGAATTTAGTGTTTTTAACGCACTACACCACTTAAAGGCACTAAAACTCGTTAACTGTGTGATTCAGTTATCAGAGTCTCCAAGTGGCTTGCAATTTCTGCAAAGACTATATCTATGTAACCTACACATCACTGAAGATGTGTTTAATGTGCTGATTGAGCATTGTAAAATGCTTGCaatgattgatttgattcaaTGTTCTACAATTAAGAAATTGATCTTATTGGCCAAAGAAAATAAACATCTTAAAAAATTGACAATCGATAGTTGTCGAGACTTAAAAGAGATTAAAATTGATTCACCAACTCTTCGTTCAATTTTTTATCAAGGAAATTTCGTTGAGGTTCGAATTGCACAAGGGGTGCAGTTGTATGAGGCTTTTCTTAATTTTATACCTTCCAAAAATTGCATGCAATCTACTCAGCTTGAAGCTATAGTTAATGATCTCTCTCATCTCTCAATTCTCACCACTACACATCTACTTATTGAG GTTATAGTTGCAAGCATTCGAGATGGGGTATTTCGAGACACACAATATTATTTTGTAAATTTGAGGGAACTTCATTTGATCATGGATGGAGGAATATTTTGCAATCCATATGATATAACCATGTTTCTCAAAATCTGTCCATCCTTAATGAAATTGTACATCGAT CTAAATGATTACCAACTTGATCTAAAAATGTATTGGGAAATGCACCAGAAACACTTGCTTGACAATTGCAGTCACAAATTTAATAATCTCAAGGTTGTTGTCCTCAGAAGTTTTAAGTTTCTGCCTTCTGAACTTGATTTTAGTAAGGATTATTTTGCAAAGAGCAACAATTTTGGAGAGTTTGGTTTTTTATCCACCAAAAACTACAGGTCTTAG